One genomic segment of Mastomys coucha isolate ucsf_1 unplaced genomic scaffold, UCSF_Mcou_1 pScaffold22, whole genome shotgun sequence includes these proteins:
- the LOC116071211 gene encoding beta-defensin 33 isoform X1, with the protein MDRQHIACGGQRESTSRIGIASVHRHAQITCCYQCARKELPSDTAVPSLHPKNSFLAMKLLFLLFLLLVCLAQITSGRKRNSNFHQCEKMGGICKNQNTHGCSILPAECKSRYKHCCRL; encoded by the exons ATGGACAGGCAGCACAttgcctgtggagggcagagggagtCCACTTCTAG GATTGGAATTGCAAGTGTGCATCGCCATGCTCAG ATCACCTGCTGCTATCAGTGCGCACGGAAGGAGTTGCCCTCAGACACTgctgttccctccctccaccccaagaACTCATTTCTCGCCATGAAGCtgctatttcttctctttctcctccttgtgtGTCTTGCTCAGATAACATCAG GGCgcaaaagaaattcaaattttcaTCAGTGTGAGAAAATGGGTGGCATTTGCAAGAATCAGAATACCCACGGATGCTCTATCCTGCCTGCAGAATGCAAGAGTCGATACAAGCACTGCTGTAGGTTGTAA
- the LOC116071211 gene encoding beta-defensin 33 isoform X2 produces MKLLFLLFLLLVCLAQITSGRKRNSNFHQCEKMGGICKNQNTHGCSILPAECKSRYKHCCRL; encoded by the exons ATGAAGCtgctatttcttctctttctcctccttgtgtGTCTTGCTCAGATAACATCAG GGCgcaaaagaaattcaaattttcaTCAGTGTGAGAAAATGGGTGGCATTTGCAAGAATCAGAATACCCACGGATGCTCTATCCTGCCTGCAGAATGCAAGAGTCGATACAAGCACTGCTGTAGGTTGTAA